The following proteins are encoded in a genomic region of Chloroflexota bacterium:
- a CDS encoding amidohydrolase — translation MTLPVTVDFHAHAQSPKAAELIAGAPNNPGGEANPHNHELARTRYDRAFRDISVRLHTMDRERIDLQAISPAPNYAYWADEDLSDRIVTASNEHVAEICATNPDRFAGLAHVSLQHPALAAKQLVTAMTTLGMRGVEIGTRTEEADLDDPALDPFWAAAEQQGAPIFIHPAGTTLGKRVAKYYLGNVIGNPLDTTIALTNLIFGGVLDRFPTLNVVAAHGGGYLPSYFARTVHGHQVRPELHTITRPPTEYLRRIWVDNLVFEPLFVAHLVRVMGASRIVLGTDYPFDMGQENPVDLVDAVPGLSVEEARQIKGGNAIQLLHLG, via the coding sequence ATGACGTTGCCCGTCACCGTCGATTTTCACGCCCACGCCCAGAGCCCGAAGGCTGCCGAGCTGATCGCCGGCGCTCCGAACAACCCGGGCGGCGAGGCCAACCCGCACAACCACGAGCTTGCCCGCACCCGCTACGACCGCGCCTTCCGCGACATCTCCGTGCGGCTCCACACGATGGACCGCGAGCGCATCGACCTCCAGGCGATCAGCCCGGCCCCCAACTACGCCTACTGGGCCGACGAAGACCTGTCCGACAGGATCGTCACGGCCTCCAACGAGCATGTCGCGGAGATCTGTGCGACGAACCCGGATCGCTTCGCCGGACTGGCCCACGTCTCGCTGCAGCACCCGGCGCTGGCCGCGAAACAGCTCGTGACGGCGATGACGACGCTCGGGATGCGCGGCGTCGAGATCGGGACGCGCACCGAGGAAGCGGACCTGGACGATCCAGCGCTCGATCCGTTCTGGGCCGCCGCCGAGCAGCAGGGCGCGCCGATCTTCATCCACCCGGCCGGCACGACGCTCGGCAAGCGGGTGGCGAAGTACTACCTCGGCAACGTCATCGGGAACCCGCTCGACACCACGATTGCCCTGACCAACCTGATCTTCGGCGGCGTGCTGGATCGCTTCCCGACGCTCAACGTGGTGGCGGCGCACGGCGGCGGGTATCTGCCCTCGTACTTTGCGCGGACGGTCCACGGACACCAGGTTCGGCCGGAGCTGCACACCATCACCCGCCCGCCCACCGAGTACCTGCGCCGCATCTGGGTGGACAACCTCGTCTTCGAGCCGCTGTTCGTGGCCCACCTCGTCCGCGTGATGGGCGCATCGAGGATCGTGCTCGGGACGGACTACCCGTTCGACATGGGCCAGGAGAACCCCGTCGATCTGGTGGACGCCGTGCCGGGGCTGTCAGTCGAGGAGGCCCGCCAGATCAAGGGCGGCAACGCCATCCAACTGCTGCACCTCGGCTAA
- a CDS encoding MFS transporter, producing the protein MCAACGIATHIPDPGFEERPSAAQPTTAGSTSTSTAAPAAAVKAGAGGMKFAALRNPDCRFYLFGTMLSMMADNVEHVISYWVLYQKFHSPALAGFAVISHWVPSLLFSVYFGSLADRHDCRKVIQVAQVMYMGVSAAWGYLFWTDSLEIWHAVILLIVHGMAGALWSPAEQLMLHDIVGRETLPSAVRLNSTSRSLGILCGPAVGSALLLGLGETWGIWANVLIYLPLTIWLVVMPYTGHLRDTAGVRRPPMTFADAVRVLREVADNPTLISMVALGGVSSLFIGAALGPQMPEFASGLGINEAGLVYGALLAANAAGAVFGGLILEGTGLLRPNARAAMVSTILYSICMIGFALSYSYPFSLVLLVLAGMTNLASQSIAQTLVQLLAPPEKRGRVIGVYNMSSSGLRAGSGVTVGVLGGFIGIHLSLATSAVVLCLITMFLLVYTARAASRMRPATVPLRSTS; encoded by the coding sequence ATGTGCGCCGCCTGCGGCATAGCGACCCATATCCCCGATCCTGGCTTCGAGGAGCGCCCGTCTGCCGCCCAGCCGACGACGGCCGGCAGCACGTCCACCTCGACGGCTGCCCCTGCTGCCGCTGTGAAGGCTGGCGCCGGCGGCATGAAGTTCGCCGCCCTCCGCAACCCGGACTGCCGGTTCTACCTGTTCGGCACGATGCTCTCGATGATGGCCGACAACGTCGAGCACGTCATCTCGTACTGGGTGCTGTACCAGAAGTTCCACTCGCCGGCCCTGGCCGGCTTCGCCGTTATCAGCCATTGGGTGCCGTCGCTGCTGTTCTCGGTCTACTTCGGCTCGCTGGCGGACCGGCACGACTGTCGCAAGGTGATCCAGGTGGCCCAGGTGATGTACATGGGCGTCTCGGCGGCCTGGGGCTACCTGTTCTGGACGGACAGTCTGGAGATCTGGCACGCCGTCATCCTGCTGATCGTTCACGGCATGGCGGGGGCGCTGTGGTCGCCTGCCGAGCAGTTGATGCTCCACGACATTGTGGGGCGGGAGACGCTCCCGAGCGCCGTGCGGCTCAACTCGACCTCGCGCAGCCTGGGCATCCTGTGCGGTCCGGCCGTTGGCTCGGCGCTGCTGCTCGGTCTGGGCGAGACCTGGGGCATCTGGGCGAACGTGCTGATCTACCTGCCGTTGACGATCTGGCTGGTGGTCATGCCGTACACCGGGCACCTGCGCGACACGGCCGGGGTGCGTCGCCCGCCGATGACCTTCGCCGATGCGGTGCGAGTGCTCCGCGAGGTGGCCGACAACCCGACGCTCATCAGCATGGTGGCGCTCGGTGGGGTCAGCTCGCTGTTCATCGGGGCGGCGTTGGGGCCGCAGATGCCGGAGTTTGCGAGCGGCCTGGGCATCAACGAGGCCGGGCTGGTCTACGGTGCGCTGCTGGCTGCGAACGCGGCTGGAGCGGTCTTCGGCGGCCTGATCCTGGAGGGGACGGGCCTGCTGCGCCCGAACGCCCGCGCCGCGATGGTCAGCACGATCCTCTACAGCATCTGCATGATCGGGTTTGCGCTCTCGTACAGCTACCCGTTCTCGCTGGTGCTGCTGGTGCTGGCCGGCATGACGAATCTGGCGTCCCAGTCGATCGCGCAGACGCTGGTGCAACTCCTTGCGCCGCCGGAGAAGCGGGGCCGGGTGATCGGCGTCTACAACATGTCGAGCAGCGGGTTGCGGGCTGGCAGCGGCGTGACGGTCGGGGTGCTCGGCGGGTTCATCGGCATCCACCTGTCCCTCGCCACCAGCGCGGTGGTGCTCTGCCTGATCACGATGTTCCTGCTGGTCTACACGGCCCGCGCGGCCAGCCGCATGCGCCCGGCGACTGTGCCACTCCGCTCGACCTCGTAA
- a CDS encoding sugar ABC transporter permease: MQATHPLDRAGQARSTRDWSIPDRWLAHLLLWPAFLTLFGVFAYPLAYSFWLSLHVYNLTRPPVFNGIDNYLLIVQDMRVWESFAVSVQFAAISLALQLVFGFGIALLLARVVLFRGLIRTIIIIPLMLTPVVLGLNWKLMLNLDWGIINYFLRLLGFSAVNFVNNPSTAMASLILVDVWHTTSFTVLVLSAGLASLPDEPFEAASIDGASGWQKLWYLTLPLLRPLFLVIILFRSYELIRVYDIIFAVTGGGPGRVTETISFHIFSRMFQGFQLGYASAISYVLFAVCLAWSILIIKTVGTHGAAD; the protein is encoded by the coding sequence ATGCAAGCCACCCACCCGCTCGACCGTGCCGGACAGGCGCGGTCGACGCGAGACTGGTCGATTCCGGATCGCTGGCTGGCTCACCTGCTGCTCTGGCCGGCGTTTCTGACGCTCTTCGGCGTCTTCGCGTACCCGCTGGCGTACAGCTTCTGGCTCAGCCTGCACGTCTACAACCTGACCCGGCCGCCGGTCTTCAACGGTATCGACAACTACCTGCTGATCGTGCAGGACATGCGGGTCTGGGAGAGCTTCGCGGTCAGCGTCCAGTTCGCCGCGATCTCGCTGGCGCTCCAGCTGGTGTTCGGCTTCGGCATCGCGCTGCTGCTGGCACGGGTGGTGCTGTTTCGGGGGCTGATTCGGACCATCATCATCATCCCGTTGATGCTGACCCCGGTGGTGCTCGGCCTGAACTGGAAGCTGATGCTGAACCTGGACTGGGGGATCATCAACTACTTCCTGCGGCTGCTCGGGTTCTCCGCCGTGAACTTCGTGAACAACCCGAGCACGGCGATGGCCTCGCTGATCCTGGTGGATGTCTGGCACACCACCTCGTTCACGGTGCTGGTGCTCTCGGCTGGCCTCGCGAGCCTGCCAGATGAGCCGTTCGAGGCGGCCAGCATCGACGGCGCCAGCGGCTGGCAGAAGCTCTGGTATCTGACGCTCCCGTTGCTGCGCCCGCTGTTCCTGGTGATCATCCTGTTCCGCTCGTACGAGCTGATCCGCGTGTACGACATCATCTTCGCGGTGACGGGTGGCGGCCCTGGCCGGGTCACGGAGACGATCTCGTTCCACATCTTCAGCCGGATGTTCCAGGGCTTCCAGCTCGGGTACGCCTCGGCGATCTCCTACGTGCTGTTCGCGGTCTGCCTGGCGTGGAGCATCCTGATCATCAAGACGGTCGGCACGCACGGCGCGGCCGATTGA
- a CDS encoding aldo/keto reductase: MRYHLLGNSGLRVSELCLGTMTFGDVLGWGADFDESCRMFETFLEAGGNFVDTANNYTLGASEQFLGELIGPHRERLVVATKATMTPVRDDPNAGGNHRKNIVQTVETSLRRMKTEYLDLLWIHAWDQITPIEELLRTLDDLVRQGKVLYVGISNTPAWVIAQANTIASLRGWTPFVGIQIEYNLAERTPEREILPMAKALGLGVTAWSPLAAGLLTGKYRQQGADGAAKRGDAMQVPHFHERTLAIGDRVVDVAEEIGCPPAQVALAWVRQMGAIPVLGGRNQAQIAGNIASLDVTLTPEQLAKLDAATAIDPGYPTTFLARDGVRGSVYGGMRERIVDPRLA; encoded by the coding sequence ATGCGCTACCACCTGCTCGGCAACAGCGGCCTGCGCGTCTCCGAGCTGTGCCTCGGGACGATGACCTTCGGCGATGTGCTCGGCTGGGGCGCCGACTTCGACGAGAGCTGCCGCATGTTCGAGACGTTCCTGGAGGCCGGCGGCAACTTCGTCGATACGGCCAACAACTACACGCTCGGCGCCAGCGAGCAGTTCCTGGGCGAGCTGATCGGGCCGCACCGCGAGCGGCTGGTGGTCGCGACGAAGGCCACCATGACGCCCGTCCGCGACGATCCGAACGCCGGCGGCAACCACCGCAAGAACATCGTCCAGACCGTCGAGACCAGCCTGCGCCGCATGAAGACGGAGTACCTGGACCTGCTCTGGATTCACGCCTGGGACCAGATCACACCGATCGAGGAGCTGCTGCGGACCCTGGACGATCTCGTGCGGCAGGGCAAGGTGCTGTACGTCGGCATCTCGAACACGCCGGCCTGGGTCATCGCCCAGGCGAACACCATCGCCAGCCTGCGCGGCTGGACGCCGTTCGTGGGCATCCAGATCGAGTACAACCTGGCCGAGCGCACCCCGGAGCGCGAGATCCTGCCGATGGCGAAGGCGCTCGGGCTTGGCGTCACGGCATGGTCGCCGCTGGCGGCGGGGCTGCTGACGGGCAAGTACCGTCAGCAGGGGGCGGACGGCGCGGCGAAGCGCGGCGACGCCATGCAGGTGCCCCATTTCCACGAACGTACCCTGGCTATCGGCGACCGCGTCGTGGATGTGGCCGAGGAGATCGGCTGTCCGCCGGCCCAGGTGGCCCTGGCCTGGGTCCGCCAGATGGGCGCGATCCCGGTCCTTGGCGGGCGGAATCAGGCGCAGATCGCGGGGAACATCGCCAGCCTGGACGTGACCCTGACGCCCGAGCAGTTGGCGAAGCTGGACGCGGCAACGGCCATCGACCCCGGCTACCCGACGACCTTCCTGGCCCGAGACGGCGTGCGCGGCTCGGTATACGGCGGCATGCGCGAGCGGATCGTGGACCCACGCCTGGCGTGA
- a CDS encoding Uma2 family endonuclease, translating into MASVIQHPASEPTAPELELRLFTIDEVEAMVRQGIIGADEHVELIEGQIVKMNPQGTGHIWAVTAVIEAFAGRPGLTFTTQGTLQLAERSGPEPDLVILRAQTSRRRRPRPRDALLVVEVANTSLGYDRRTKATIYARADIPEYWIVDLNGERIEVYTEPSEIGYRVLRVYGRGERITPGCSEDVRVDVSTVLGPVGDAEEDDDDQDNMQASEDGTPPSTDN; encoded by the coding sequence ATGGCCAGTGTGATCCAGCACCCTGCGTCCGAGCCGACAGCCCCGGAGCTTGAGCTGCGCCTCTTTACGATTGACGAGGTCGAAGCGATGGTCCGTCAAGGGATCATCGGGGCAGACGAGCATGTCGAGCTGATCGAGGGGCAGATCGTCAAGATGAATCCACAGGGCACTGGGCATATCTGGGCGGTTACTGCTGTCATCGAAGCATTCGCTGGCCGCCCGGGACTGACATTCACGACCCAGGGCACACTGCAGCTTGCCGAAAGGTCGGGGCCGGAACCTGACCTCGTGATTCTCCGGGCGCAGACATCACGGCGTCGACGGCCCAGGCCGCGGGATGCCCTGCTCGTCGTAGAAGTAGCGAACACATCGCTTGGCTACGACCGGCGAACAAAAGCAACAATCTACGCCCGTGCTGATATCCCTGAGTACTGGATCGTCGATCTCAACGGCGAGCGCATCGAGGTCTACACCGAGCCGTCTGAGATCGGCTACCGAGTGCTCCGCGTGTACGGACGGGGAGAGCGGATCACACCCGGGTGCTCAGAGGATGTGCGTGTTGACGTGAGTACGGTCCTCGGGCCGGTTGGCGACGCCGAAGAGGACGACGATGACCAGGACAACATGCAGGCGTCAGAGGATGGGACGCCCCCGTCCACTGACAACTGA
- a CDS encoding carbohydrate ABC transporter permease: MVAVPVVRSAASLSVVAARKRRVNWGDMAAYAVLGVWMVFTLFPVVWLLLSSVKEPQDVFAMPPQWIFKPTLHNYEVALGLTIPTELETVTETQAGTGMSPFPRFLLNTAIVAVGTTVLALGIGSIAAYALTRFFPRQRNGLLVGVMITRLVPPVVMIIPIYVIWRNFDLLDTHIGLILAYLTFALPFVIWMMRGFLLDIPIELEEAAMIDGASRFQALLRVVLPLAAPGLAATAIFVILLAWNDFFYALILTSGNARTVTPYIGGFITDKAILWGRLYASSAIIMLPVLIFGLAVQKQLAHGLTGGAVKG, translated from the coding sequence ATGGTCGCGGTACCTGTTGTACGGTCGGCGGCGAGCCTCTCGGTGGTGGCGGCGCGGAAGCGTCGCGTCAACTGGGGCGACATGGCGGCCTACGCGGTCCTGGGCGTCTGGATGGTGTTCACGCTCTTTCCCGTGGTCTGGCTGCTGCTCTCCTCGGTCAAGGAGCCACAGGACGTCTTCGCGATGCCCCCGCAGTGGATCTTCAAGCCGACGCTCCACAACTACGAGGTGGCGCTCGGCCTGACCATCCCGACCGAGCTGGAGACGGTGACGGAGACCCAGGCCGGCACCGGCATGAGCCCGTTCCCGAGGTTCCTGCTGAACACGGCCATTGTGGCGGTCGGCACGACGGTCCTGGCGCTCGGGATCGGGTCGATTGCCGCCTATGCCCTGACGCGCTTCTTCCCACGCCAGCGCAATGGGCTGCTGGTGGGGGTGATGATCACCCGGCTGGTGCCGCCCGTGGTGATGATCATCCCGATCTACGTGATCTGGCGGAACTTCGACCTGCTGGACACGCACATCGGGCTGATCCTGGCCTACCTGACGTTCGCGCTGCCGTTCGTGATCTGGATGATGCGCGGCTTCCTGCTGGACATCCCGATTGAGCTGGAAGAGGCGGCGATGATCGACGGGGCGTCGCGGTTCCAGGCGCTGCTGCGGGTCGTGTTGCCGCTGGCAGCCCCGGGCCTCGCGGCCACCGCGATCTTCGTGATCCTGCTGGCCTGGAACGACTTCTTCTACGCCTTGATCCTGACCAGCGGAAACGCCCGCACGGTGACGCCGTACATCGGCGGGTTCATCACCGACAAGGCGATCCTCTGGGGCCGGCTGTACGCCAGCAGCGCGATCATCATGCTGCCGGTGCTGATCTTCGGGCTGGCGGTCCAGAAACAGCTCGCGCACGGGCTGACCGGCGGCGCGGTGAAGGGCTGA
- the opgC gene encoding OpgC domain-containing protein: protein MPLLPSWRYAESGARDQRLDFLRGYAVFAMVCDHVAGISWFSPFTGGNRFVTSAAEGFVLLAGLVIGLVYGPRIARAGWMAAADPILRRASVLYGVTVGLTLIFVTLFQFTELKLWLDRTYGLGLTDPVELVVGTLTLHFVYHGTDILLLYCVLIAVSPLLLLALSRGHWPWVLLGSWAVWLVHQVYPNQVAIPWTVTNAYYFPVAGWQVIFITALVLGYYRSVVVRQLRRVPVEAWLLLFSVGIAFLIVIQRAHDTGRLASWPVFGPLAGDLYFQVFDKPSVAIGRLAATVIMAGFTYSLVTVCWRPMRALLGWVLLPLGVSSLRAYGTHLLIIVLVYNITPLASLYDRSRTGNTILQLVTVGLTLAIVVGWKRLETGFGVDVSDGLLPSLLGHHRHRVLVGAASGMLLVAAALTVFVAGPIRASREANPAEPMADAGVLRYVPPGVPPAEPITLLLVLHDEQRTGPETARPLLEIAAGNRWAVLAPTLAYHEWADPEAVVGDMLEQLPLLHELAQPGDDWGEQAIAPRLLLYGEGRGAHTAIAFSLFYPEDTVAVATTGPAPCIVPTTERQATPDAPALPFPFGVEDLEQYVGDELESEDLRRTGIWIGVLPSAAEVNACPWGALAGRSPSERSDIFLSLLRREGARVAGAEYPSADLPERPREDALQFLAGGPVPPAR, encoded by the coding sequence ATGCCCCTTCTCCCTTCCTGGCGATATGCCGAAAGCGGCGCGCGCGATCAGCGCCTGGACTTCCTGCGCGGGTACGCCGTCTTCGCGATGGTCTGTGACCACGTCGCCGGCATCTCCTGGTTCTCGCCGTTCACGGGGGGCAACCGGTTCGTCACCTCGGCGGCCGAGGGGTTCGTGCTGCTGGCCGGGCTGGTCATCGGGCTGGTCTACGGCCCGCGCATCGCCCGCGCGGGCTGGATGGCCGCCGCCGACCCGATCCTGCGGCGGGCGTCCGTCCTCTACGGGGTGACGGTCGGCCTGACGCTGATCTTCGTGACGCTGTTCCAGTTCACGGAGCTGAAGCTCTGGCTGGACCGCACCTACGGCCTCGGCTTGACCGATCCGGTGGAGCTGGTCGTCGGCACGCTGACGCTGCACTTCGTCTACCACGGCACCGACATCCTGCTGCTCTACTGCGTGCTGATCGCCGTCTCGCCGCTGCTGCTGCTGGCGCTCTCACGCGGGCACTGGCCGTGGGTGCTGCTCGGCTCGTGGGCGGTCTGGCTGGTGCACCAGGTCTATCCGAACCAGGTGGCGATCCCCTGGACGGTCACCAACGCCTACTACTTCCCCGTGGCCGGCTGGCAGGTGATCTTCATCACGGCGCTGGTGCTCGGATACTACCGCTCGGTGGTCGTTCGCCAGCTACGGCGCGTGCCCGTCGAGGCGTGGCTGCTGCTGTTCTCGGTGGGCATCGCCTTCCTGATCGTGATTCAGCGCGCCCACGACACCGGGCGGCTGGCATCCTGGCCGGTCTTCGGGCCGCTGGCCGGCGACCTCTACTTTCAGGTCTTCGACAAGCCGTCCGTCGCCATCGGGCGGCTGGCGGCCACGGTCATCATGGCGGGCTTCACCTACTCCCTGGTGACGGTCTGCTGGCGGCCGATGCGAGCGCTGCTGGGCTGGGTGCTGCTGCCCCTGGGGGTGTCCTCGCTGCGAGCGTACGGGACGCACCTGCTGATCATCGTGCTGGTCTACAACATCACGCCGCTCGCCAGCCTGTACGACCGCTCCCGCACCGGCAACACGATCCTGCAACTGGTGACGGTGGGTCTGACGCTGGCGATCGTCGTCGGGTGGAAGCGGCTGGAGACCGGCTTCGGGGTGGACGTGAGCGACGGGCTGCTGCCGAGCCTGCTGGGGCACCACCGCCACCGGGTGCTGGTTGGGGCAGCCAGCGGCATGCTGCTCGTCGCCGCCGCGCTGACCGTCTTCGTCGCCGGGCCGATCCGCGCCTCGCGCGAGGCCAACCCCGCCGAGCCGATGGCAGACGCGGGCGTCCTCCGCTACGTGCCGCCGGGCGTCCCGCCCGCGGAGCCGATCACACTGCTGCTGGTGCTCCATGACGAGCAGCGGACCGGCCCGGAGACGGCTCGCCCGTTGCTGGAGATCGCCGCGGGGAACCGCTGGGCCGTCCTCGCGCCGACGCTCGCCTACCACGAGTGGGCGGACCCCGAGGCCGTCGTCGGGGACATGCTGGAGCAACTGCCGCTGCTCCATGAGCTGGCCCAGCCCGGCGACGATTGGGGCGAGCAGGCCATCGCGCCGCGCCTGCTGCTCTACGGCGAGGGCCGGGGCGCACACACGGCCATCGCCTTCTCGCTGTTCTACCCCGAGGATACCGTGGCCGTCGCGACGACTGGCCCGGCCCCGTGCATCGTCCCGACGACGGAGCGGCAGGCGACGCCAGACGCGCCGGCGCTGCCCTTCCCATTCGGGGTGGAGGATCTGGAGCAGTACGTCGGGGATGAGCTGGAGAGCGAGGATCTGCGGCGAACGGGGATCTGGATCGGGGTGCTGCCGTCGGCGGCGGAGGTCAACGCCTGCCCGTGGGGCGCGCTGGCGGGGCGCTCGCCCTCAGAGCGCTCGGACATCTTCCTGAGCCTGCTGCGGCGCGAGGGCGCACGGGTGGCTGGCGCTGAGTACCCGAGCGCGGATCTCCCAGAACGCCCCCGCGAGGATGCGCTCCAGTTCCTGGCCGGCGGGCCTGTGCCGCCGGCGCGCTGA
- a CDS encoding acyl-CoA desaturase, translated as MTLSEPAIRPNGSALLAPPPAGAPLATPTAAARPTYDASPAAYRRLRRKIVEAGLLNRRYDYYLGRTLVSFAILAAGLGLLFTLPSGWVWTVLAASVMGVGLAQVAMIGHDCGHLQVFKKADTNCLLGQLCFSLVVGVGFWSWKERHNTHHVETNDEEEDPDLSFGGFFTLNEADAAARTGLSKLIVRYQAWLFVPVVTTMLSVVMRGEGWRYAVQDLSGSRRVVELVVLALNAVIWLTPTIWLGWWWLGAFAVANMIGGLYLGMTIAPNHKGMPTWAHGTQLSFLERQVIGSRNILPGPIAEFAFGGLNYQIEHHLFPNMPRANLGKCHDIVRPFCQQQGIPYEEVSVWESYRQTFAAFDRCGRATR; from the coding sequence ATGACGCTCTCTGAGCCGGCGATCCGGCCGAACGGTTCCGCGCTGCTCGCACCGCCACCGGCCGGCGCGCCGCTGGCCACCCCCACCGCTGCCGCCCGCCCCACCTACGATGCTTCGCCAGCCGCGTACCGTCGGCTGCGCCGCAAGATTGTGGAGGCCGGCCTGCTCAACCGCCGCTACGACTACTATCTCGGGCGCACGCTGGTGAGCTTCGCCATTCTGGCGGCCGGGCTGGGGCTGCTGTTCACCCTGCCGTCGGGTTGGGTCTGGACCGTGCTGGCGGCCTCGGTGATGGGCGTCGGGCTGGCACAGGTCGCGATGATCGGCCACGACTGCGGCCATCTCCAGGTCTTCAAGAAGGCTGACACGAACTGCCTGCTCGGGCAGCTCTGCTTCAGCCTCGTGGTGGGCGTCGGGTTCTGGTCGTGGAAGGAACGCCACAACACCCATCATGTCGAGACGAACGACGAGGAGGAAGACCCCGATCTCTCGTTCGGCGGCTTCTTCACGCTGAACGAGGCCGACGCCGCCGCGCGCACGGGCCTGAGCAAGCTGATCGTGCGGTATCAGGCGTGGCTGTTCGTGCCGGTGGTCACCACCATGCTCAGCGTCGTGATGCGCGGCGAGGGCTGGCGGTACGCCGTCCAGGATCTGAGCGGGTCGCGCCGGGTGGTGGAGCTCGTCGTCCTGGCGCTGAACGCCGTCATCTGGCTGACGCCAACCATCTGGCTTGGCTGGTGGTGGCTGGGCGCGTTCGCCGTGGCGAACATGATCGGCGGGCTGTACCTCGGCATGACCATCGCCCCGAACCACAAGGGCATGCCGACCTGGGCGCACGGCACGCAGCTCTCGTTCCTCGAGCGGCAGGTGATCGGCTCGCGGAACATCCTGCCCGGCCCCATCGCGGAGTTTGCGTTCGGCGGGCTCAACTACCAGATCGAGCACCACCTGTTCCCGAACATGCCGCGCGCCAACCTCGGGAAGTGCCACGACATCGTGCGGCCGTTCTGCCAGCAGCAGGGTATCCCGTACGAGGAAGTCAGTGTGTGGGAGTCGTACCGGCAGACGTTCGCGGCGTTCGACCGCTGCGGCCGGGCCACCCGCTGA
- a CDS encoding extracellular solute-binding protein, translating into MDGRPVSRRHFLRLSALLAGGVTLLSACSNQPAAAPAKPAEPAKPAEAAKPAESKPAAPAAAAAPTQAAPASKPAETKPAAGAAPSGKPVSPIAAAGGLKETTLTVIIFSGPEADAHTRLAPKFTEYTKGKVKVQVEEGGRGDAYDAKWIPGLQAKTTAWDVLHDNANRFLASGPAGYFVPLSQFMKDKELFDAEAYNNDDFPKALRDIFSYNNEQMLMVQEASGLLFNYRKDLLQKYGVPEPPIDGYEWEAYLGHLKTIQEGLKKDGKTDVFPLLFGAKKPTHTNHQIVQNVWAKGSEIFDGVKPLFDSPAMIETTDFMVDLIYGKKFVTEGAVGYEYPDVLTGFQNGKAVTAFQWNAAAPTFLDAAKSPETAGKIGFSMLPYFKDKGSKVNRFHPSPHGIGVSAYSKNQKEAFAYCAWFTSQEIARDYVTNGGGSSGRGSLLTDKVVLEKNPQFAALNEVLKLQHPYPPMEQYNYVYGTILAAHTNAIWAGQEKSKEGLTKAKDEAIQYLKEQGVKL; encoded by the coding sequence ATGGACGGACGGCCCGTTTCTCGTCGGCACTTTTTGCGCCTGTCGGCGCTGCTCGCTGGTGGCGTGACCTTGCTGTCCGCCTGCAGCAACCAGCCGGCCGCTGCGCCGGCCAAGCCGGCTGAGCCGGCCAAGCCAGCCGAGGCGGCGAAGCCCGCGGAAAGCAAGCCTGCCGCGCCGGCGGCCGCTGCTGCCCCGACCCAGGCCGCGCCGGCGTCGAAGCCGGCCGAGACCAAGCCCGCCGCCGGTGCTGCGCCCTCTGGCAAGCCGGTCAGCCCCATCGCGGCGGCTGGCGGCCTGAAGGAGACCACGCTCACCGTCATCATCTTCAGCGGTCCCGAGGCCGACGCCCACACCCGGCTTGCGCCCAAGTTCACCGAGTACACCAAGGGCAAGGTCAAGGTGCAGGTGGAAGAAGGCGGGCGCGGCGACGCCTACGATGCGAAGTGGATTCCGGGGCTCCAGGCGAAGACGACCGCCTGGGACGTGCTGCACGACAACGCCAACCGCTTCCTGGCGAGCGGCCCGGCCGGCTACTTCGTGCCGCTGTCTCAGTTCATGAAGGACAAGGAGCTCTTCGACGCCGAGGCCTACAACAACGACGACTTCCCGAAGGCCCTGCGGGACATCTTCTCCTACAACAACGAGCAGATGCTGATGGTCCAGGAGGCCAGCGGCCTGCTCTTCAACTACCGCAAGGATCTGCTCCAGAAGTACGGCGTGCCCGAGCCGCCCATCGATGGCTATGAGTGGGAAGCGTACCTGGGCCACCTGAAGACGATTCAGGAGGGGCTGAAGAAGGACGGCAAGACGGACGTCTTCCCGCTGCTGTTCGGTGCGAAGAAGCCGACGCACACCAACCACCAGATCGTCCAGAACGTCTGGGCGAAGGGCAGCGAGATCTTCGACGGCGTCAAGCCGCTCTTCGACAGCCCGGCAATGATCGAGACGACGGACTTCATGGTGGACCTGATCTACGGCAAGAAGTTCGTCACCGAGGGGGCCGTCGGCTACGAGTACCCGGACGTGCTGACCGGCTTCCAGAACGGCAAGGCGGTGACGGCGTTCCAGTGGAACGCCGCCGCGCCGACGTTCCTGGATGCCGCGAAGTCGCCGGAGACGGCTGGCAAGATCGGCTTCTCGATGCTGCCGTACTTCAAGGACAAGGGCAGCAAGGTCAACCGCTTCCATCCGTCGCCGCACGGCATCGGCGTCTCGGCGTACAGCAAGAACCAGAAGGAGGCGTTCGCCTACTGCGCCTGGTTCACCAGCCAGGAGATCGCCCGGGACTACGTGACGAACGGCGGCGGCTCCTCGGGGCGCGGCTCGCTGCTGACCGACAAGGTCGTGCTGGAGAAGAACCCCCAGTTCGCGGCGCTCAACGAGGTGCTGAAGCTGCAGCATCCGTACCCGCCGATGGAGCAATACAACTACGTCTACGGCACCATCCTGGCGGCCCACACCAACGCGATCTGGGCCGGCCAGGAGAAGTCCAAGGAAGGGCTGACGAAGGCGAAGGACGAGGCGATCCAGTACCTCAAGGAGCAGGGCGTCAAGCTGTAG